In Electrophorus electricus isolate fEleEle1 chromosome 14, fEleEle1.pri, whole genome shotgun sequence, a single window of DNA contains:
- the raraa gene encoding retinoic acid receptor alpha-A isoform X1 translates to MSGKGNPSPQLNGFPMAHFSYFFPHVLGGLSPPPLSTLPLSGYNTPSPAIRDGSAQARLFDERSVRSTAASRRAHSPSPPSKGPALFRPLATRTLRMMYEGVDVAGLNPSPFLMMDYYSQSRACLLPEKGLVPGPAHPYGASIRNQHWTGSNHSVETQSTSSEEIVPSPPSPPPPPRVYKPCFVCQDKSSGYHYGVSACEGCKGFFRRSIQKNMVYTCHREKSCVINKVTRNRCQYCRLHKCLEVGMSKESVRNDRNKKKKEEKKPESTESYTLSPDTEQMIDRVRRAHQDTFPSLCQLGKYTTSNSSERRVSLDVDLWDKFSELSTKCIIKTVEFAKQLPGFTTLTIADQITLLKAACLDILILRICTRYTPEQDTMTFSDGLTLNRTQMHNAGFGPLTDLVFAFANQLLPLEMDDAETGLLSAICLLCGDRQDLEEAEKVDVLQEPLLEALKLYVRKRRPHKPHMFPKMLMKITDLRSISAKGAERVITLKMEIPGSMPPLIQEMLENSEGLESSVGGASSRPGPAPTGSCSPSLSTSSAQSSPPTQSP, encoded by the exons TTCGCGACGGGAGCGCTCAAGCGAGGCTCTTTGATGAGCGGTCCGTTCGTTCTACGGCTGCGTCGCGACGAGCGCACTCGCCTTCCCCGCCGAGCAAGGGACCGGCGCTCTTCCGACCCCTGGCCACGCGAACTCTCCGGATGATGTACGAGGGCGTGGACGTGGCGGGTCTGAACCCCAGCCCTTTCCTGATGATGGATTACTACAGCCAGAGCCGGGCGTGTCTCCTCCCGGAGAAGGGGCTCGTACCCGGGCCGGCGCATCCGTACGGAGCATCCATCAGGAACCAGCACTGGACTGGCTCGAATCACT CCGTGGAGACACAGAGTACAAGTTCAGAGGAGATCGTTCCGAGTCCCccctcaccaccacctcctccacgCGTGTACAAGCCCTGCTTCGTCTGCCAGGACAAGTCGTCGGGTTACCACTACGGCGTCAGCGCGTGTGAGGGTTGCAAG GGCTTCTTCCGCCGGAGCATCCAGAAGAACATGGTGTACACGTGCCACCGCGAGAAGAGCTGCGTCATCAACAAGGTCACGCGCAACCGCTGCCAGTACTGCCGCCTGCACAAGTGTCTGGAAGTGGGCATGTCCAAGGAGT cagtgAGAAATGACAGgaataagaagaagaaggaggagaagaagccGGAGTCGACGGAGAGCTACACTCTGAGTCCTGACACGGAGCAGATGATCGACAGGGTGCGGAGAGCCCACCAGGACACCTTCCCTTCACTCTGCCAGCTCGGCAAATACacgaca AGCAACAGTTCCGAGAGGAGGGTGTCCCTGGACGTGGACCTGTGGGACAAGTTCAGCGAGCTCTCCACCAAGTGCATCATCAAGACGGTGGAGTTCGCCAAGCAGCTGCCCGGGTTCACCACGCTCACCATCGCCGACCAGATCACCCTGCTCAAAGCCGCCTGCCTCGACATCCTG ATCCTGCGCATCTGCACGCGCTACACACCGGAGCAGGACACCATGACGTTCTCGGACGGGCTGACGCTCAACCGCACGCAGATGCACAACGCCGGCTTCGGGCCGCTCACGGACCTGGTGTTTGCCTTCGCCAACCAGCTGCTGCCCCTAGAGATGGACGACGCCGAGACGGGCCTGCTCAGCGCCATCTGTCTGCTTTGtggag atcggCAAGACCTGGAGGAGGCTGAAAAAGTGGATGTCCTTCAGGAGCCTCTGTTGGAGGCCCTGAAGCTCtatgtgaggaagaggaggcccCATAAACCCCACATGTTCCCCAAGATGCTGATGAAGATCACAGACCTACGAAGCATCAGTGCCAAGG gagcGGAGCGAGTGATCACTCTGAAGATGGAGATCCCTGGGTCCATGCCTCCTCTTATCCAGGAGATGCTGGAGAACTCGGAGGGCCTAGAGAGCTCTGTAGGCGGAGCCAGCTCCCGgcccggccccgcccccacgGGCAGCTGTAGCCCTTCCCTCTCCACAAGCTCCGCCCAAAGCAGCCCGCCCACACAGTCGCCCTGA
- the raraa gene encoding retinoic acid receptor alpha-A isoform X2 — translation MSGKGNPSPQLNGFPMAHFSYFFPHVLGGLSPPPLSTLPLSGYNTPSPAIRDGSAQARLFDERSVRSTAASRRAHSPSPPSKGPALFRPLATRTLRMMYEGVDVAGLNPSPFLMMDYYSQSRACLLPEKGLVPGPAHPYGASIRNQHWTGSNHSVETQSTSSEEIVPSPPSPPPPPRVYKPCFVCQDKSSGYHYGVSACEGCKGFFRRSIQKNMVYTCHREKSCVINKVTRNRCQYCRLHKCLEVGMSKELRNDRNKKKKEEKKPESTESYTLSPDTEQMIDRVRRAHQDTFPSLCQLGKYTTSNSSERRVSLDVDLWDKFSELSTKCIIKTVEFAKQLPGFTTLTIADQITLLKAACLDILILRICTRYTPEQDTMTFSDGLTLNRTQMHNAGFGPLTDLVFAFANQLLPLEMDDAETGLLSAICLLCGDRQDLEEAEKVDVLQEPLLEALKLYVRKRRPHKPHMFPKMLMKITDLRSISAKGAERVITLKMEIPGSMPPLIQEMLENSEGLESSVGGASSRPGPAPTGSCSPSLSTSSAQSSPPTQSP, via the exons TTCGCGACGGGAGCGCTCAAGCGAGGCTCTTTGATGAGCGGTCCGTTCGTTCTACGGCTGCGTCGCGACGAGCGCACTCGCCTTCCCCGCCGAGCAAGGGACCGGCGCTCTTCCGACCCCTGGCCACGCGAACTCTCCGGATGATGTACGAGGGCGTGGACGTGGCGGGTCTGAACCCCAGCCCTTTCCTGATGATGGATTACTACAGCCAGAGCCGGGCGTGTCTCCTCCCGGAGAAGGGGCTCGTACCCGGGCCGGCGCATCCGTACGGAGCATCCATCAGGAACCAGCACTGGACTGGCTCGAATCACT CCGTGGAGACACAGAGTACAAGTTCAGAGGAGATCGTTCCGAGTCCCccctcaccaccacctcctccacgCGTGTACAAGCCCTGCTTCGTCTGCCAGGACAAGTCGTCGGGTTACCACTACGGCGTCAGCGCGTGTGAGGGTTGCAAG GGCTTCTTCCGCCGGAGCATCCAGAAGAACATGGTGTACACGTGCCACCGCGAGAAGAGCTGCGTCATCAACAAGGTCACGCGCAACCGCTGCCAGTACTGCCGCCTGCACAAGTGTCTGGAAGTGGGCATGTCCAAGGAGT tgAGAAATGACAGgaataagaagaagaaggaggagaagaagccGGAGTCGACGGAGAGCTACACTCTGAGTCCTGACACGGAGCAGATGATCGACAGGGTGCGGAGAGCCCACCAGGACACCTTCCCTTCACTCTGCCAGCTCGGCAAATACacgaca AGCAACAGTTCCGAGAGGAGGGTGTCCCTGGACGTGGACCTGTGGGACAAGTTCAGCGAGCTCTCCACCAAGTGCATCATCAAGACGGTGGAGTTCGCCAAGCAGCTGCCCGGGTTCACCACGCTCACCATCGCCGACCAGATCACCCTGCTCAAAGCCGCCTGCCTCGACATCCTG ATCCTGCGCATCTGCACGCGCTACACACCGGAGCAGGACACCATGACGTTCTCGGACGGGCTGACGCTCAACCGCACGCAGATGCACAACGCCGGCTTCGGGCCGCTCACGGACCTGGTGTTTGCCTTCGCCAACCAGCTGCTGCCCCTAGAGATGGACGACGCCGAGACGGGCCTGCTCAGCGCCATCTGTCTGCTTTGtggag atcggCAAGACCTGGAGGAGGCTGAAAAAGTGGATGTCCTTCAGGAGCCTCTGTTGGAGGCCCTGAAGCTCtatgtgaggaagaggaggcccCATAAACCCCACATGTTCCCCAAGATGCTGATGAAGATCACAGACCTACGAAGCATCAGTGCCAAGG gagcGGAGCGAGTGATCACTCTGAAGATGGAGATCCCTGGGTCCATGCCTCCTCTTATCCAGGAGATGCTGGAGAACTCGGAGGGCCTAGAGAGCTCTGTAGGCGGAGCCAGCTCCCGgcccggccccgcccccacgGGCAGCTGTAGCCCTTCCCTCTCCACAAGCTCCGCCCAAAGCAGCCCGCCCACACAGTCGCCCTGA
- the raraa gene encoding retinoic acid receptor alpha-A isoform X4, producing MASPWPTSPTSSLTCWGGCPPHPYPRCPSADTTHPLRPGFFRRSIQKNMVYTCHREKSCVINKVTRNRCQYCRLHKCLEVGMSKESVRNDRNKKKKEEKKPESTESYTLSPDTEQMIDRVRRAHQDTFPSLCQLGKYTTSNSSERRVSLDVDLWDKFSELSTKCIIKTVEFAKQLPGFTTLTIADQITLLKAACLDILILRICTRYTPEQDTMTFSDGLTLNRTQMHNAGFGPLTDLVFAFANQLLPLEMDDAETGLLSAICLLCGDRQDLEEAEKVDVLQEPLLEALKLYVRKRRPHKPHMFPKMLMKITDLRSISAKGAERVITLKMEIPGSMPPLIQEMLENSEGLESSVGGASSRPGPAPTGSCSPSLSTSSAQSSPPTQSP from the exons GGCTTCTTCCGCCGGAGCATCCAGAAGAACATGGTGTACACGTGCCACCGCGAGAAGAGCTGCGTCATCAACAAGGTCACGCGCAACCGCTGCCAGTACTGCCGCCTGCACAAGTGTCTGGAAGTGGGCATGTCCAAGGAGT cagtgAGAAATGACAGgaataagaagaagaaggaggagaagaagccGGAGTCGACGGAGAGCTACACTCTGAGTCCTGACACGGAGCAGATGATCGACAGGGTGCGGAGAGCCCACCAGGACACCTTCCCTTCACTCTGCCAGCTCGGCAAATACacgaca AGCAACAGTTCCGAGAGGAGGGTGTCCCTGGACGTGGACCTGTGGGACAAGTTCAGCGAGCTCTCCACCAAGTGCATCATCAAGACGGTGGAGTTCGCCAAGCAGCTGCCCGGGTTCACCACGCTCACCATCGCCGACCAGATCACCCTGCTCAAAGCCGCCTGCCTCGACATCCTG ATCCTGCGCATCTGCACGCGCTACACACCGGAGCAGGACACCATGACGTTCTCGGACGGGCTGACGCTCAACCGCACGCAGATGCACAACGCCGGCTTCGGGCCGCTCACGGACCTGGTGTTTGCCTTCGCCAACCAGCTGCTGCCCCTAGAGATGGACGACGCCGAGACGGGCCTGCTCAGCGCCATCTGTCTGCTTTGtggag atcggCAAGACCTGGAGGAGGCTGAAAAAGTGGATGTCCTTCAGGAGCCTCTGTTGGAGGCCCTGAAGCTCtatgtgaggaagaggaggcccCATAAACCCCACATGTTCCCCAAGATGCTGATGAAGATCACAGACCTACGAAGCATCAGTGCCAAGG gagcGGAGCGAGTGATCACTCTGAAGATGGAGATCCCTGGGTCCATGCCTCCTCTTATCCAGGAGATGCTGGAGAACTCGGAGGGCCTAGAGAGCTCTGTAGGCGGAGCCAGCTCCCGgcccggccccgcccccacgGGCAGCTGTAGCCCTTCCCTCTCCACAAGCTCCGCCCAAAGCAGCCCGCCCACACAGTCGCCCTGA